A single genomic interval of Spirosoma taeanense harbors:
- a CDS encoding sensor histidine kinase: MLADRLFAPDPGGAFPEIDSLAWSLTIGVVLLMGAVAWSFARIKRRQQQMELAFRRQEAAHQQEINDIQNRFLTNLTHEFRTPLTLILTPTEQLLAEAADEHQRKRLTSIYRNAHHLLRLVNQLLDLSKIKTGSLTVHLTEGNLSEFISQTVQSFQAAAEQRGLHLAYQGCLKNQYIFDAESTGKITYNLITNALKFTRPGGQITVDLQEQTEGIRLTVTDTGVGIPPAKLPNIFERFYQVDGSSTRPHTGTGIGLSLANELVRLLNGRITVVSEEGRGTTFEVTLPFQPMGVPEEN, translated from the coding sequence ATGTTGGCTGACCGCTTGTTCGCGCCCGATCCGGGCGGTGCGTTTCCTGAAATCGACTCATTGGCGTGGAGCCTGACGATCGGTGTCGTGCTGCTCATGGGTGCAGTTGCCTGGAGTTTCGCCCGGATCAAGCGCCGTCAGCAGCAGATGGAACTCGCTTTTCGCCGGCAGGAAGCTGCGCACCAGCAGGAGATTAACGACATCCAGAACCGGTTCCTGACGAACCTCACTCACGAGTTTCGCACTCCGCTGACGCTTATCCTGACGCCGACTGAACAGTTGCTGGCCGAAGCAGCGGATGAACATCAGCGTAAACGGTTAACGTCCATCTATCGAAACGCGCACCACCTGCTGCGACTTGTCAATCAGCTCCTCGACCTGTCGAAGATCAAGACCGGTAGCCTGACTGTTCACCTGACGGAAGGAAACCTGAGCGAATTTATTAGCCAGACGGTGCAGAGCTTTCAGGCAGCGGCTGAACAGCGCGGGCTGCACCTTGCCTATCAGGGATGCCTGAAGAATCAGTATATCTTCGACGCGGAGAGCACTGGAAAAATTACGTATAACCTGATTACAAACGCCCTTAAATTTACCAGGCCCGGCGGGCAGATTACCGTTGACCTACAGGAGCAAACGGAAGGGATTCGGCTTACAGTAACCGATACGGGGGTTGGTATTCCGCCCGCTAAGTTGCCCAACATCTTCGAGCGCTTTTACCAGGTTGACGGTTCCTCAACGCGACCTCATACCGGCACCGGTATCGGCTTATCGCTGGCCAATGAGCTGGTCCGGCTGCTTAATGGACGCATTACGGTAGTGAGTGAAGAAGGACGCGGCACTACCTTTGAAGTAACACTCCCTTTTCAGCCTATGGGCGTTCCGGAAGAGAACTGA
- a CDS encoding sugar phosphate isomerase/epimerase family protein: MSEFNLNRRQTLAALTASVGASLFPSSPASATTPSAVSAADPAPFTLCLNMSTIRGHKLGFVKELETASKAGFRSVEIWIDTLQDYLKNGGTAASARQLLADLGLRVENAIGFAPWIIDDQAARAKGLDQLNREMEMLAQINCRRIATPPVGAQTPKDPIIDLHNVAERYRAALELSDQTGVVPQLELWGFSKNLNRLSDVMFVAVESGHPSARLLLDIYHLYKGGSSAASLPLVGKPAIEVFHVNDYPANLPRETITDADRVFPGEGVAPIRETLKLIKAPGKSIVLSLEVFNKNYYAQDAATVAKTAFSKMKTMVAGV; this comes from the coding sequence ATGTCTGAATTCAACCTAAATCGTCGCCAGACCCTGGCCGCCCTGACTGCCTCCGTTGGCGCTTCCTTGTTCCCATCTTCGCCTGCCTCCGCGACTACACCGTCTGCGGTTTCGGCGGCTGACCCGGCACCGTTTACGCTCTGCCTGAACATGAGCACCATCCGGGGCCATAAACTTGGTTTTGTAAAAGAGCTGGAAACAGCCTCAAAAGCCGGATTCCGCTCGGTCGAGATCTGGATCGATACCCTGCAGGACTACCTCAAAAACGGGGGAACGGCCGCCAGCGCCCGGCAACTACTGGCCGATCTGGGCCTGCGCGTAGAAAACGCCATTGGCTTTGCGCCCTGGATTATCGACGACCAAGCCGCGCGGGCCAAAGGCTTGGACCAGCTGAATCGCGAGATGGAAATGCTGGCTCAGATCAACTGCCGACGCATTGCCACTCCACCCGTGGGTGCTCAGACACCCAAGGACCCGATCATTGATCTGCACAACGTGGCGGAGCGTTACCGGGCAGCCCTCGAACTGAGCGATCAGACCGGCGTGGTTCCCCAACTGGAACTGTGGGGTTTTTCTAAAAACCTGAACCGCCTGAGCGACGTCATGTTTGTAGCCGTTGAGAGTGGGCATCCATCAGCCCGGCTTCTGCTGGATATTTACCACCTCTACAAAGGAGGCTCCAGTGCTGCCAGTCTGCCGCTGGTTGGGAAGCCCGCCATTGAGGTTTTCCACGTAAATGACTACCCGGCAAACCTGCCCCGCGAAACCATCACTGACGCCGACCGGGTATTTCCGGGCGAAGGTGTTGCGCCGATTCGGGAGACGTTGAAGCTGATAAAAGCGCCGGGCAAATCGATCGTGCTCTCGCTCGAAGTATTCAATAAAAACTACTACGCCCAGGATGCCGCGACAGTCGCAAAAACGGCATTTTCTAAAATGAAAACGATGGTAGCAGGCGTGTAA
- a CDS encoding Nramp family divalent metal transporter — MTQPDTSATQPTLAPVDRYAVSSELIQSAPTTFLGQFRHLGPGFILSAAIVGSGELIATTALGAKAGFVAFWVILVSCFVKVALQLEFGKNAIYSGLPTMQSLNRLPGLRLGRGHWTIWLWLSLQGLKVLQVGGIVGGVALVLNMAFPAISTSIWAILAAASAGLLIYGGHYGWVEKGSLVMILLFTGTILLSVFLLQRTEFAISGSELAEGFTFSLPPATVGVALAAFGITGVGGDEIMYYTYWCIEKGYAAYTGPYEDTDAWTNRARGWIRVMTLDAICSMVVYTTVTAAFYLLGASLLHEGGAIPEGYAMVESLSRLFTVTLGPGAKVVFMIGAFFVLYSTLFTATASWSRIFADAFGQLGWLNFSDPVVRKKTLATLSWAFPALWCVLFLFIKLPVLMILLGGIATSVLLLVVVWAALQFRYRELPKNLKPKVIYDIWLWSSIIAILGVSLYGVWQVTVGQ, encoded by the coding sequence TTGACCCAGCCCGACACCTCCGCTACGCAGCCGACACTGGCTCCGGTCGACCGGTACGCCGTATCGTCCGAGCTTATTCAATCGGCTCCGACAACCTTCCTGGGACAGTTCCGCCACCTCGGCCCCGGTTTCATCCTGTCGGCGGCTATCGTCGGCTCCGGGGAGCTTATTGCCACGACGGCCTTAGGAGCCAAGGCCGGTTTCGTTGCCTTCTGGGTGATTCTGGTCAGCTGCTTTGTGAAGGTAGCCCTGCAACTGGAATTCGGCAAAAACGCCATCTACAGCGGTCTGCCAACCATGCAATCGCTTAACCGGCTACCGGGGCTGCGGCTGGGCCGGGGCCACTGGACCATCTGGCTGTGGCTCAGTTTACAGGGCCTGAAGGTCCTACAGGTAGGCGGTATTGTGGGCGGGGTTGCCCTGGTGCTTAATATGGCTTTTCCTGCTATATCGACGAGTATCTGGGCCATACTGGCGGCTGCTTCGGCCGGACTACTCATTTACGGTGGGCATTACGGCTGGGTTGAAAAAGGCTCTCTGGTGATGATCCTGCTGTTTACGGGTACCATCCTGCTATCCGTTTTTCTGCTGCAGCGCACCGAGTTTGCCATCAGCGGCTCCGAACTGGCCGAGGGGTTCACCTTTTCGCTCCCGCCCGCAACGGTGGGCGTGGCCCTGGCAGCCTTCGGCATTACGGGCGTTGGGGGCGATGAGATCATGTATTACACCTATTGGTGCATTGAAAAGGGCTACGCAGCCTATACCGGCCCCTACGAAGATACGGACGCCTGGACGAACCGGGCGCGGGGCTGGATTCGGGTTATGACGCTCGATGCCATCTGCTCGATGGTTGTGTACACGACCGTAACGGCGGCTTTTTACCTGCTCGGCGCGTCGCTCCTGCACGAAGGGGGTGCCATACCCGAAGGTTACGCAATGGTCGAATCCCTGTCGCGGCTTTTTACCGTTACGCTCGGCCCCGGTGCGAAAGTCGTCTTTATGATCGGCGCTTTTTTTGTCCTGTACTCAACCTTATTCACCGCCACAGCCAGCTGGTCGCGGATTTTCGCCGACGCGTTTGGGCAGTTAGGCTGGCTGAACTTCAGCGACCCGGTAGTCCGTAAAAAAACGCTCGCTACGTTATCCTGGGCTTTTCCAGCGCTGTGGTGCGTTCTGTTCCTGTTTATCAAACTGCCGGTGCTGATGATTCTGCTGGGTGGTATTGCAACGTCTGTCCTGCTGCTGGTGGTTGTCTGGGCCGCACTGCAATTCCGCTACCGGGAGTTGCCGAAAAATCTGAAGCCAAAGGTTATTTACGACATATGGCTCTGGTCGAGCATAATAGCCATACTGGGGGTTAGTCTTTATGGCGTCTGGCAGGTAACCGTCGGCCAGTGA
- a CDS encoding glycoside hydrolase family 16 protein produces MKRSTLFISFLFCLMGRHGYSQPAGSVHSQQPPTGQASKDTLWKLVWADEFNTNGRPDPKNWSFENGFVRNREHQWYQPDNARCENGLLIIEARRERRPNPNYQANSTDWRTSRPFIEYTSSSLKTDGLHSWQYGRFEMRGRIDVRPGMWPAFWTLGVAGEWPANGEIDIMEYYRNMLLANVAWGTAQQYKAEWRTTKKPISSFSDPDWAKKFHVWRMDWDEIAISLYVDDLLLNRVNLSETVNKDGTGINPFRKPHYVLLNLAIGGDNGGDPSATTFPSRFEVDYVRIYQQ; encoded by the coding sequence ATGAAGCGTTCAACGCTGTTTATATCTTTCCTGTTTTGCCTGATGGGGCGGCATGGCTACAGCCAGCCTGCCGGATCTGTTCATTCACAACAGCCGCCAACTGGTCAGGCTTCAAAAGATACGCTCTGGAAACTAGTATGGGCCGACGAGTTCAATACCAACGGACGGCCTGATCCCAAAAACTGGAGTTTTGAGAATGGGTTTGTGCGCAATCGGGAACACCAATGGTATCAGCCCGACAATGCCCGCTGCGAAAACGGGCTGCTGATTATCGAAGCTCGTCGGGAGCGTCGGCCTAACCCAAACTACCAGGCCAACAGCACCGACTGGCGAACGAGCCGTCCTTTTATCGAATACACGTCGTCCAGTCTGAAAACCGATGGTTTGCACAGCTGGCAGTACGGGCGTTTTGAAATGCGGGGACGTATCGATGTCCGTCCCGGTATGTGGCCCGCCTTCTGGACGCTGGGCGTAGCGGGCGAGTGGCCAGCCAATGGCGAAATCGACATCATGGAGTATTACCGGAATATGCTGCTCGCGAACGTGGCCTGGGGAACCGCCCAGCAGTATAAGGCCGAATGGCGCACAACCAAAAAGCCAATCAGTTCCTTCAGTGATCCAGACTGGGCGAAGAAGTTTCACGTCTGGCGAATGGACTGGGACGAAATCGCCATCAGTCTGTATGTAGATGATTTATTGTTGAATCGGGTTAATCTAAGCGAAACGGTTAACAAGGATGGAACAGGTATCAATCCCTTTCGAAAGCCCCATTACGTTCTGCTGAATCTGGCCATTGGGGGCGATAATGGCGGTGATCCATCGGCCACTACGTTTCCGAGCCGGTTTGAAGTGGATTACGTGCGTATCTATCAGCAGTGA
- the nfi gene encoding deoxyribonuclease V (cleaves DNA at apurinic or apyrimidinic sites) codes for MADYLPLHDWTNITPTEAVALQQQLRSQIQIQPLSQPPRTIAGCDISFNKFEETVYAGIVVLNLKTMETIEEVGVISSATFPYVPGLLSFREIPSLLEAWTKLRAEPDVVMFDGHGTAHPRRIGIASHAGLFLNRPTFGCGKSVLVGKYEEPAPERGAWSPMLHYRDVVGAALRTKNKVNPVYVSPGHLIDLEMAISLTLQCDGGYRIPEPTRRTHNLVNALRRGERKAD; via the coding sequence ATGGCCGACTACCTACCCCTTCACGACTGGACCAATATTACGCCCACCGAGGCCGTAGCGCTTCAGCAACAACTGCGCTCGCAAATCCAGATTCAACCGCTAAGCCAGCCACCCCGCACCATCGCAGGCTGCGATATTTCGTTCAATAAGTTTGAAGAAACGGTTTATGCCGGCATCGTAGTCCTGAATCTGAAGACGATGGAGACGATAGAAGAAGTTGGCGTGATCAGCTCCGCTACGTTTCCTTACGTGCCGGGACTGCTGTCGTTCCGCGAGATTCCGTCGCTGCTGGAAGCGTGGACCAAACTCCGGGCCGAGCCCGACGTAGTGATGTTCGATGGACACGGTACGGCGCATCCCCGCCGGATCGGGATTGCCTCGCACGCGGGTCTTTTCCTGAACCGGCCCACGTTTGGCTGCGGCAAGTCGGTGCTGGTGGGTAAATACGAAGAACCGGCTCCCGAGCGGGGTGCCTGGTCGCCGATGCTGCACTACCGTGATGTAGTCGGGGCGGCTCTGCGCACCAAAAACAAAGTCAATCCAGTTTATGTATCGCCCGGTCATCTGATTGATCTGGAAATGGCAATCTCGCTGACGCTGCAATGCGACGGTGGTTATCGCATCCCCGAGCCAACGCGCCGGACGCATAATCTGGTGAACGCGCTGCGGAGAGGAGAGCGTAAAGCCGATTAA
- the cydB gene encoding cytochrome d ubiquinol oxidase subunit II, with amino-acid sequence MDTVLGIDLPTWWFLLIGALISGYGILDGFDLGAGALHLFFRKEQSRRIALNAIGPVWDGNEVWLVIGAGSLFAAFPLVYGTILSVFYLPFILFLVAIIFRAISIEFRSKEEMPWWRTTWDISYSISSIVISLLLGLILGNMIQGIPLNANHEFVGRLSDFFNPYAGLIAITVLSLFMMHGAMYLIMKTEDRIYAKLTIIANNTSKFFILCFIATSLATLIYVPHMTAIFKAYPELFVLPVAAVLIVLNIRRSIEKRQYRRGFISSAITTALLLILFAMGLYPNLVLSNVDPRGHISIYEAASSDGSLRTMLLFAFIGMPLVATYTVFMFWTFRGKVKLEEHSY; translated from the coding sequence ATGGATACTGTTCTTGGTATTGATTTGCCCACCTGGTGGTTTCTGCTGATTGGCGCACTCATTAGCGGCTACGGCATTCTCGACGGCTTTGACCTGGGGGCCGGAGCGCTGCACCTGTTTTTTCGCAAAGAGCAAAGCCGACGTATTGCCCTCAACGCCATCGGCCCCGTCTGGGACGGTAACGAAGTCTGGCTCGTTATCGGAGCCGGTTCCTTATTCGCGGCTTTCCCGCTGGTTTATGGCACCATTCTGTCGGTGTTTTATCTGCCGTTTATCCTGTTTCTGGTAGCAATTATTTTCCGCGCTATATCAATCGAATTCCGGAGCAAGGAAGAAATGCCTTGGTGGCGTACCACCTGGGATATCAGCTATTCGATTTCCAGCATCGTTATTTCATTGCTGCTGGGGCTGATTTTAGGCAATATGATCCAGGGAATTCCGCTGAACGCCAATCATGAGTTTGTCGGGCGGCTGAGCGACTTTTTCAATCCCTACGCTGGGCTGATTGCCATTACGGTGCTGTCGCTGTTCATGATGCACGGAGCCATGTACCTCATCATGAAAACCGAAGACCGGATTTACGCTAAGCTAACGATCATTGCCAATAACACCAGCAAGTTTTTCATCCTGTGCTTCATAGCAACGTCGCTGGCAACGCTCATTTACGTACCGCACATGACAGCCATTTTTAAAGCGTATCCGGAATTATTTGTTCTGCCCGTCGCGGCCGTTTTAATCGTGCTGAATATCCGCCGGAGCATCGAGAAACGGCAGTACCGGCGCGGGTTCATCTCGTCGGCCATTACGACGGCCCTGCTGCTGATTCTGTTTGCGATGGGGCTGTACCCTAACCTTGTTCTGTCGAACGTTGACCCCCGCGGCCATATCAGTATTTACGAGGCTGCGTCGTCAGACGGTTCGCTGCGAACTATGCTGCTGTTTGCGTTTATCGGCATGCCGCTGGTAGCTACCTACACGGTGTTTATGTTCTGGACGTTCCGCGGGAAAGTCAAGCTGGAGGAGCATAGCTATTGA
- a CDS encoding cytochrome ubiquinol oxidase subunit I has product MDNVELLSRIQFAFTIAFHYIYPPLSIGLGVCLVVMEGLYLKTKNKVYEELTRFWVKIFALIFGIGVATGIVMEFEFGTNWATYSRYVGDIFGSALAAEGIFAFAMESAFLGILVFGWNRVSPRVHFLATVLVALGSIFSALWIVVANSWQQTPAGYRIEGTGMQARAIVTDFWAMVFNPSSVERYSHVLIGALLAGSFLVLSVSAWYILKRQYLAHAQAAFRIALWIAAVSSLGQLFTGHQSAEVVTKYQPAKLAAMEGHFEKSAPADMYLLGWVDAKQQATTGLKIPGGLSFLVHQDFNKPIPGLNSFKPENRPSAVNFVFQTYHLMVAIGMTLIGLSLFSLYLLYKKKLFQTRWLMGVFVGAVLLPQIANQVGWYTAEVGRQPWVVYGLLRTSNALSQAVKAEHVLGSLILFTFIYVMLFALFLYLLNKKIQHGPDVETDRHEPSSRMNPVLN; this is encoded by the coding sequence ATGGATAATGTGGAGCTTCTCTCCCGGATTCAGTTCGCTTTCACCATCGCGTTTCACTACATCTACCCGCCCCTGAGTATCGGTCTCGGCGTTTGTCTGGTTGTGATGGAAGGCCTGTATCTTAAAACAAAAAACAAGGTTTACGAAGAGCTGACCCGCTTCTGGGTCAAAATTTTCGCGCTCATTTTCGGTATCGGCGTTGCCACGGGCATCGTCATGGAGTTTGAGTTTGGCACCAACTGGGCCACCTACTCCCGTTACGTGGGCGACATCTTTGGTTCGGCGCTGGCAGCCGAGGGTATTTTTGCCTTCGCCATGGAATCGGCCTTCCTGGGTATTCTCGTGTTCGGCTGGAACCGGGTGAGCCCGCGGGTGCATTTTCTGGCAACGGTGCTGGTTGCCCTGGGGTCGATTTTCTCGGCGCTCTGGATTGTTGTCGCTAACTCGTGGCAGCAAACGCCCGCCGGGTACCGGATTGAAGGCACAGGCATGCAGGCCCGCGCCATCGTGACCGACTTCTGGGCCATGGTTTTCAATCCGTCGTCCGTCGAGCGGTATTCGCATGTGCTGATCGGGGCGCTGCTGGCGGGATCATTTCTGGTACTGAGCGTCAGCGCGTGGTATATCCTGAAGCGACAGTACCTGGCTCACGCGCAGGCGGCTTTCCGGATTGCGCTCTGGATTGCGGCCGTATCGTCGCTGGGGCAGTTGTTTACGGGCCATCAGTCGGCGGAGGTGGTCACCAAATACCAACCCGCCAAACTGGCCGCCATGGAAGGGCACTTCGAGAAATCGGCCCCGGCCGATATGTATCTGCTGGGCTGGGTCGATGCAAAGCAGCAGGCAACTACCGGCCTGAAAATCCCGGGCGGACTTTCGTTTCTGGTGCATCAGGATTTTAATAAGCCCATTCCCGGCCTGAACAGTTTCAAGCCCGAAAATCGTCCTTCGGCGGTCAACTTTGTATTCCAGACCTACCACCTGATGGTGGCCATCGGCATGACCCTGATCGGGTTGTCGCTGTTCAGTCTGTACCTGCTCTATAAAAAGAAGCTATTTCAGACGCGCTGGCTGATGGGCGTTTTTGTGGGAGCGGTTCTGCTGCCGCAGATTGCCAATCAGGTCGGCTGGTACACCGCCGAGGTTGGGCGGCAGCCGTGGGTCGTTTACGGTTTGCTGCGTACGTCCAACGCGCTGTCGCAGGCCGTCAAGGCCGAACACGTGCTGGGCTCGCTGATTCTGTTTACGTTCATCTACGTCATGCTGTTCGCGCTCTTCCTGTACCTGCTGAACAAAAAGATTCAGCACGGCCCCGACGTAGAAACCGACCGGCACGAACCCTCTTCCCGGATGAATCCAGTACTTAATTAA
- a CDS encoding saccharopine dehydrogenase family protein — MATPTFLLYGANGYTARLIIDLAKSLGMKPVLAGRNEAKVKPLADQHGLAYRVADLNDRSALDAILQDVPVVLHCAGPFSQTAAPMMQACLRTRAHYLDITGEIAVFESGMKLDKAAQAQGIQLMSGVGFDVVPTDCMARYLHERLPDATHLQLAFANDGGGLSHGTAQTALEGLGMGGMIRQDGRLRTVPYAHKTLSVNFGDGRLRPCVAIPWGDIATAYWTTRIPTIETFMASSPGQILAAKAGNYLGWLFQNPSVQSFLKRRISTSVTGPDESKRQRAQTHIWGKVRNATGNIAEARLHGPEGYTLTARTSVLIVQKVLSGNWKAGFQTPAGLYGADLVLEVEGVRREDVGV, encoded by the coding sequence ATGGCAACACCTACTTTTCTACTTTACGGGGCTAACGGCTATACCGCCCGGCTGATCATTGACCTGGCCAAATCGCTTGGAATGAAACCCGTTCTGGCGGGACGTAACGAGGCTAAGGTAAAGCCCCTCGCCGATCAACATGGCTTAGCGTATCGAGTGGCTGACCTGAATGACCGTTCGGCACTCGATGCCATACTTCAGGACGTACCAGTGGTGCTGCACTGCGCCGGACCTTTCTCGCAGACAGCCGCCCCCATGATGCAGGCCTGTCTGCGTACCCGGGCGCATTACCTCGACATTACGGGCGAAATAGCCGTCTTTGAATCGGGGATGAAACTTGACAAAGCGGCTCAGGCGCAGGGTATCCAGCTCATGTCGGGCGTGGGTTTCGACGTTGTACCGACCGACTGCATGGCCCGCTACCTCCATGAGCGTTTACCCGACGCAACGCACCTGCAGCTGGCCTTTGCCAACGACGGGGGTGGCCTGTCGCACGGCACCGCCCAGACAGCGCTTGAAGGACTCGGCATGGGCGGTATGATCCGGCAGGACGGTCGGTTGCGAACCGTACCATACGCTCACAAAACTCTGTCGGTCAACTTTGGCGACGGTCGGCTGCGGCCCTGCGTAGCTATTCCATGGGGCGATATTGCAACGGCATACTGGACAACCCGCATTCCTACCATAGAGACCTTTATGGCATCGTCGCCGGGCCAGATTCTGGCGGCAAAAGCCGGAAACTACCTGGGGTGGCTGTTTCAGAACCCGTCGGTACAGTCCTTTTTGAAACGACGTATCTCGACCAGCGTTACCGGTCCCGATGAGTCAAAGCGGCAGCGGGCCCAAACCCATATCTGGGGCAAGGTTCGGAACGCGACCGGCAACATTGCAGAAGCTCGTCTGCACGGTCCCGAAGGATACACCCTCACCGCTCGAACGTCTGTGCTCATCGTTCAAAAGGTACTCAGCGGAAACTGGAAAGCCGGTTTTCAGACACCGGCGGGTTTATACGGCGCAGATCTCGTTCTGGAAGTTGAAGGCGTCCGGCGGGAAGACGTTGGAGTATAA
- a CDS encoding PAS domain-containing sensor histidine kinase: MKSPFAAQYPSMPPATETLLSRSHEQLQTALNAGLIATWFWDVIQDKLLGDSNLLRIFGVSQEAGANGLPLSTFTDSIHPDDNPRVQRLIDEAMETGAIYEADYRVIAPDTEPRWVFARGRFSYDEQKKPITFSGVLVDVTDRKRAELRSQSAERRLRLAVESAKMGTWDFNPLTGELIWSDRTKELFGLSPEARVDYDLFLRGLHPDDRERTDQAVQRAFQPGESGRYDVEYRTIGLEDGQLRWIQANGQAFFNEAGVAYQFMGTVMDITLNKQAEAVLKQRVSEQTRALEYQAHQLRTVLDASLNSIIAMTAIRDGAGTIVDFTMNTANEAVIKSNFMTPDQIIGQTLLTVFPGNKDNGFFDLYVRVINTGQPEQSVQYYRDEFGLEGWFEISAVKQGEDGVVVTYNNITDRKRAELAAAQHEAELKEANAELKRSNENLQQFAQVASHDLQEPLRRIQAFSDILQNQFIDNLSDGEMDMVRRIQKSAQRMQMLIKDLLTYSQLATQPDSYGPVSLTDVLTDVLSDLEMVITEKNAVVDTAPLPSVLGSAPRLRQLFQNLIANALKFTLPDQSPVIQITAHSAQPNEFPLHFQDYAQQPFWMITVNDNGLGFEEKYKDRIFVPFQRLHNPASYGGTGIGLAICQRVAESHGGTIDVSSEPGNGSTFKVFLPVINPV; encoded by the coding sequence ATGAAGTCGCCGTTTGCTGCCCAGTATCCTTCTATGCCCCCTGCTACCGAGACGTTGCTTAGTCGTTCCCACGAACAGTTACAAACCGCGCTGAATGCCGGCCTGATTGCCACCTGGTTCTGGGACGTTATCCAGGATAAACTGCTGGGCGATTCCAATCTGCTGCGAATATTCGGGGTGAGTCAGGAAGCGGGCGCCAACGGGCTGCCGCTGAGCACCTTTACCGATAGCATTCATCCGGACGACAATCCGCGGGTCCAGCGGTTAATTGATGAGGCCATGGAGACCGGGGCAATTTACGAGGCAGACTACCGGGTTATTGCGCCGGATACCGAACCAAGGTGGGTTTTTGCCCGGGGGCGGTTCAGCTACGATGAACAGAAAAAGCCGATTACCTTTTCCGGGGTACTGGTTGACGTAACGGACCGAAAGCGGGCCGAGTTACGCTCACAAAGTGCGGAGAGACGGCTCCGGCTGGCGGTGGAATCGGCCAAGATGGGTACATGGGACTTTAACCCACTTACGGGTGAGCTGATCTGGTCCGACCGAACCAAAGAACTCTTTGGCCTGTCACCAGAGGCACGGGTTGATTATGATCTGTTTTTGCGGGGGCTGCATCCTGATGACCGGGAGCGGACCGATCAGGCCGTGCAGCGTGCGTTTCAACCCGGCGAAAGTGGTCGTTATGATGTAGAATACCGGACAATTGGCCTGGAAGATGGTCAGTTACGCTGGATTCAGGCAAACGGGCAGGCTTTTTTCAACGAAGCGGGCGTGGCCTATCAGTTCATGGGTACGGTCATGGACATCACCCTGAACAAACAGGCTGAAGCGGTGCTGAAACAGCGCGTGTCTGAACAAACCCGCGCCCTGGAGTATCAGGCGCATCAACTGCGGACGGTGCTGGATGCTTCGCTGAATAGTATTATTGCCATGACGGCTATTCGGGATGGGGCCGGTACCATTGTTGATTTCACGATGAATACCGCGAATGAAGCGGTTATTAAAAGCAACTTCATGACGCCCGATCAGATCATTGGTCAAACCTTATTAACGGTTTTTCCGGGGAATAAGGACAACGGCTTTTTTGATCTGTACGTACGGGTTATCAACACGGGTCAGCCAGAGCAAAGTGTTCAGTATTACCGTGATGAATTTGGATTGGAGGGCTGGTTTGAAATATCGGCCGTCAAGCAGGGCGAAGATGGCGTTGTGGTTACCTACAATAACATTACGGACCGAAAGCGCGCCGAGCTGGCTGCCGCGCAGCATGAGGCTGAACTGAAAGAGGCCAATGCCGAATTGAAACGCTCCAACGAAAACCTTCAGCAGTTCGCTCAGGTGGCGTCGCACGATCTGCAGGAACCTCTCCGGCGTATTCAGGCCTTCAGCGACATCCTGCAGAATCAGTTCATCGATAACCTGTCCGACGGAGAGATGGATATGGTTCGGCGAATTCAGAAATCGGCCCAGCGGATGCAGATGCTGATCAAAGACCTGCTGACCTATTCGCAGCTGGCTACCCAGCCGGATTCCTACGGGCCTGTTTCGCTGACCGATGTGCTGACCGACGTATTGAGCGATCTGGAGATGGTCATTACCGAAAAGAATGCTGTCGTTGATACGGCTCCGTTGCCGTCGGTGCTGGGCAGTGCACCCCGGCTGCGTCAGCTTTTTCAGAACCTGATTGCCAACGCGCTCAAGTTTACCTTGCCGGATCAGTCGCCCGTTATCCAGATTACGGCGCACTCAGCCCAGCCCAATGAGTTTCCGCTTCACTTTCAGGACTATGCTCAACAGCCATTCTGGATGATCACAGTCAATGATAACGGACTGGGGTTCGAAGAAAAATACAAAGACCGGATTTTTGTGCCTTTCCAGCGTCTGCATAATCCCGCCAGCTATGGCGGCACCGGCATTGGGCTGGCCATCTGCCAGCGGGTGGCCGAAAGTCACGGCGGCACTATTGACGTTAGCAGCGAGCCTGGTAACGGCTCAACCTTCAAAGTGTTTCTGCCAGTTATTAATCCGGTGTAG